A stretch of the Arachis stenosperma cultivar V10309 chromosome 6, arast.V10309.gnm1.PFL2, whole genome shotgun sequence genome encodes the following:
- the LOC130935110 gene encoding uncharacterized protein LOC130935110 — MFDIHGRIMVEQVMELSAEVGHNGGGPSVHSTFVQDDRPLAPLPIHVVISVDEAEEGEEESDEDYVANSGDSDLSDSGDKNECVPETPVPTAARHVLPPPLLIPALSTVPSHYHSLELDAMHERTLFLDTGEEDYNLDDGVKFRIGHKFRSREAVLQSVKNYNIRRSAEYRVVESDLLKYHVQCRQVDNGCQSSLRVALRQNLGY; from the exons ATGTTCGACATCCATGGAAGGATCATGGTGGAGCAAGTAATGGAGCTGTCTGCAGAGGTGGGACACAATGGCGGTGGTCCTTCTGTACACTCGACCTTTGTGCAGGACGACCGACCCCTCGCACCACTGCCCATTCATGTCGTCATTTCAGTAGATGAGGCAGAGGAGGGCGAGGAGGAGTCGGACGAGGATTACGTGGCGAACAGTGGTGATAGCGACTTGTCCGATAGTGGGGATAAGAATGAGTGTGTTCCGGAGACACCAGTTCCGACTGCGGCCCGCCATGTCCTACCTCCACCTCTTCTAATACCGGCGCTTTCGACAGTTCCGTCTCACTATCACAGTCTGGAATTGGACGCCATGCATGAGAGGACTCTGTTTCTTGACACGGGTGAAGAGGATTACAACCTAGACGACGGTGTAAAGTTTCGGATTGGCCACAAGTTTAGAAGCCGAGAGGCAGTGCTTCAGAGTGTGAAGAACTACAATATTCGGAGGAGTGCGGAGTACCGAGTGGTCGAATCGGACTTGCTAAAATACCATGTGCAGTGCCGTCAAGTTGATAATGGGTGTCAATCGAGTCTCCGTGTGGCCCTTCGACAGAATCTCGGATACTG A
- the LOC130935109 gene encoding probable calcium-binding protein CML35 yields the protein MIPEETSWKVTEGPKHGDPFKATCFVPPSPQSFSSSSSSSFSNTFSLFQHQPAMKLININPKNLKLSPKRLFRSSKKDRSAPSRSDPPSFGSSASSSEGSTHKSAAAAGSATPTSVLPDASGDWSIELHLELSQAFRLIDRDGDGVVSRQELEAVLKSLAPLRSEEVAAMLREVDAEGRGCISVEELVSRVGSVGDVPMTEEDELREAFEVFDSDGDGRISAEELLRVFHAIGDERCTLEECRRMIEGVDRNRDGFVCFEDFSRMMELQQQQR from the coding sequence ATGATACCCGAGGAAACTTCGTGGAAGGTGACTGAAGGTCCAAAACATGGAGATCCATTTAAGGCAACCTGCTTCGTCCCTCCTTCCCCTCaatccttttcttcttcttcttcttcttctttttcaaacaCTTTCTCTCTATTCCAACACCAACCAGCAATGAAGCTCATCAACATCAATCCCAAGAACCTCAAGCTTTCCCCTAAGCGTCTTTTCCGTTCCTCCAAGAAGGACCGTTCCGCTCCCTCCAGATCCGATCCTCCCTCATTCGGATCCTCCGCGTCCTCCTCCGAGGGCTCCACTCACAAGTCCGCCGCCGCCGCTGGTTCCGCTACGCCTACTAGTGTCCTCCCTGATGCTTCTGGCGACTGGTCCATCGAGCTCCACCTCGAGCTCTCACAGGCCTTCCGCCTCATCGACCGCGACGGCGACGGCGTCGTCTCACGCCAGGAGCTTGAGGCGGTTCTGAAGAGCTTGGCGCCGCTGCGATCGGAGGAAGTGGCGGCGATGCTGCGTGAGGTCGACGCTGAGGGCCGTGGATGCATCAGCGTCGAGGAGCTGGTGAGTCGAGTCGGTTCCGTTGGCGATGTTCCCATGACGGAAGAGGATGAGCTGAGGGAAGCATTCGAGGTGTTTGACAGCGACGGCGACGGGCGGATCTCGGCAGAGGAGCTGCTTAGGGTTTTCCATGCGATCGGCGACGAGCGGTGCACGTTAGAGGAGTGCAGGCGCATGATAGAGGGCGTGGATAGGAACCGGGATGGGTTTGTGTGCTTCGAGGACTTTTCTCGTATGATGGAGTTGCAGCAACAGCAACGGTGA